The following coding sequences are from one Melospiza melodia melodia isolate bMelMel2 chromosome 2, bMelMel2.pri, whole genome shotgun sequence window:
- the CENPJ gene encoding centromere protein J isoform X2, which translates to MPTVENLSGEQNFSAYWMLSSARAGVLLGPSFTGLNFKKENLLPGPENIPALPEVLHLSDSCSVSDDSLCEESASSQAPQQCTTGTAFPAAPGNMERSKPDLVHGEVDGQKKSSHSDTLLQKLEQLKELQQQKQEQLKKQQMEQLQRLMEEQQKLLSMVSGQPAALGFTVMAESQKLRPGHPTGLAPPPQLPSSGYQNIFEDRAHALLVSSHTQDNNSLQKLNNRECTSSLKNNLSEVSACEKQGKDLWCPEKKMELLMESEDNHIDHILGVGSAHVSENSCGGEQLLTNAEERPIKAAIHGKKQTFEEFLEEQIQLEEQRLEETQKLQETNGSAVQKPVIKRPFLKRGEGLTRFTNAKSKITKLGENTSKLQQRALDDRNVIKVDRLQIQKKTALPGKELVSENPFAPCKKYSHPRKVKHCPIQKTVVLKNHNGENILPLETRMQSGKNHDGQMRDSYPSEIKNKIENTENRAEFAKSNTVKIKNKLPGAEKSQLSQELTSAFSNSKCPIGHPVKDSELSFELSFQNKLENWEKEKEKENLELDEFLFLEQAADEISFSSNSSFVQRILERDQQTSKGRRMSSTPIKAKQQQVKVLAVELTDERNKRADCVAQENTNDSPVTHTASNSGTDFRMKDPLSKTDGVIFSASSLKAAPALKSNHWIVNGDKSEGNSDTATDSESEFGATLKHDNKGAKTALVNHGESDPEFFDCGSSLKDISKESKNGDAELGLSDKDCGALSKQKIRKATDDHRSMLSISRNKFEFDDERTWSDLDENYVSIDLPEKYTRTPLQMDFSYKNGTAVPDRAIKRKVASKKGDEMSKEFAVDSDSNGPPVPNLMMKLFPSLKPKQKAGCHAEHETKSNVEPELGGNTVPSQLLRERLAELEKEIERFRAENTTLSKLREEREHALANIRKEVSDFEQKKAQELAEIEEYKKKEIKKLQKERKVFEKYTTEARAIPDKKERDEIQALKQQIAELQEDLKRKEAKWSTTHRRLKDQIEALVNENFELKEEIRIMEKFRLEAWKKVEAARSKRKIENPGMSLNRAESCLPNRGLKSRSASPLLPVQKCSKINGKSYSQAKGKLPRTPASGPANERNTSEAMTALEDSSQSIMVVSPDTSPNEAYVSPPSVPAFTGSEEIQRETAYPDGKVEKVLKNGCHLIFFPNGTWKKVGSDGKTITITFFNGDVKQIMPDQTVIYYYADAKTTHTTYTDGLEVLQFSNGQIEKHYPDGKKEITFPDQTIKSLFTDGQEESIFPDGTVVRVQRDGTKTIEFNNGQRELHTSEFKRREYPDGTVKTVYMNGQQETKYVSGRVRIKDKDGNIIMDTKL; encoded by the exons ATGCCAACTGTTGAAAATCTGAGTGGTGAGCAAAACTTCAGTGCATATTGGATGCTCAGTAGTGCCCGTGCTGGAGTCTTACTAGGTCCTAGTTTTACTGGTTTGAACTTTAAGAAAGAAAATTTGTTACCTGGACCTGAAAACATCCCAGCTTTGCCTGAAGTGCTGCATCTTTCAGACAGCTGTTCTGTAAGTGATGACTCCCTGTGTGAAGAGTCTGCCAGCTCTCAGGCACCTCAGCAGTGCAccactggaacagcttttccagcAGCACCTGGAAACATGGAACGCTCTAAACCAGACTTGGTCCACGGTGAAGTGGATGGTCAGAAGAAATCCAGTCACAGTGATACACTCCTACAAAAGCTTGAACAG cTGAAGGAATTGCAACAGCAGAAACAGGAACAGTTAAAGAAACAACAGATGGAACAACTTCAAAGGTTAATGGAAGAGCAGCAGAAGCTACTTAGCATGGTATCTGGCCAGCCAGCAGCTCTTG GTTTTACTGTGATGGCTGAAAGTCAAAAGCTGAGACCTGGGCACCCCACAGGCTTAGCACCTCCACCTCAGTTGCCATCGTCTGGATACCAGAATATCTTCGAAGACAGAGCTCATGCTCTGCTTGTTTCTTCCCATACACAAGACAACAATTCTTTACAAAAACTGAACAACAGAGAATGCACCTCATCATTGAAGAACAATCTTTCAGAAGTGTCTGCCTGTGAAAAGCAAG GAAAAGACCTGTGGTGTCCAGAAAAAAAGATGGAATTATTAATGGAGAGTGAAGATAATCACATTGATCACATATTAGGTGTGGGAAGCGCACATGTCTCTGAAAATTCCTGTGGAGGTGAACAGTTGTTGACTAATGCAGAGGAAAG ACCTATTAAAGCTGCAATACATGGGAAGAAGCAAACTTTTGAAGAATTCTTGGAAGAACAGATACAACTAGAGGAACAGCGCCTGGAGGAAACCCAGAAGTTACAG GAGACAAATGGATCAGCAGTTCAAAAACCAGTGATCAAGAGACCCTTCCTGAAAAGAGGGGAAGGTTTAACAAGATTCACTAATGCCAAGTCTAAAATAACAAAACTTGGAGAAAACACTTCAAAACTTCAACAAAGGGCTTTAGATGATAGAAATGTTATTAAAGTGGACAGattacaaatacagaagaaaACTGCGCTTCCTGGCAAAGAACTGGTTTCTGAAAATCCTTTTGCACCGTGTAAAAAATACAGCCACCCCCGTAAAGTAAAACATTGTCCTATTCAGAAGACAGTGGTACTCAAGAATCACAATGGAGAAAATATCTTGCCATTAGAAACAAGAATGCAATCAGGAAAAAATCATGATGGACAGATGAGAGATTCTTACCCatcagaaattaaaaacaaaatagaaaatacAGAGAACAGAGCAGAATTTGCTAAGTCTAACACTGTCAAAATCAAAAACAAATTACCTGGTGCTGAAAAGTCTCAGTTGTCTCAAGAACTGACCAGTGCCTTTTCGAATTCTAAATGTCCCATAGGTCACCCTGTAAAAGATTCAGAACTGTCTTTTGAACTTTCATTTCAGAATAAACTGGAGaactgggaaaaagaaaaagagaaagagaatctAGAATTAGATGAATTTTTGTTTCTAGAACAAGCTGCAGATGAAATCTCTTTCTCAAGTAATTCCTCATTTGTGCAAAGGATCTTGGAACGAGACCAGCAAACTTCAAAAGGCCGTAGGATGTCTTCTACTCCTATCAAGGCAAAGCAGCAGCAAGTCAAGGTGCTGGCTGTGGAACTCACAGATGAGAGAAATAAAAGGGCAGACTGTGTGGCACAGGAAAATACAAATGATAGCCCTGTAACACATACAGCCTCAAATTCAGGAACAGATTTTAGAATGAAGGATCCATTGAGTAAAACAGATGGTGTAATATTCTCAGCTTCTTCCCTGAAAGCAGCTCCTGCTTTAAAAAGTAATCACTGGATTGTAAATGGAGATAAGAGTGAGGGCAACAGTGATACTGCTACAGATTCTGAGAGTGAATTTGGGGCCACATTGAAGCATGACAACAAAGGTGCTAAGACAGCCCTCGTGAACCACGGAGAAAGTGATCCAGAATTTTTTGATTGTGGCAGTTCTCTTAAAGACATCAGCAAAGAGAGCAAAAATGGAGATGCTGAGCTTGGGTTGTCAGACAAAGATTGTGGTGCACTGTCAAAGCAAAAGATTAGGAAAGCTACAGATGATCACAGAAGCATGTTGTCTATAAGTAGGAATAAATTTGAGTTTGATGATGAAAGAACATGGAGTGATCTTGATGAAAATTATGTTAGCATTGATTTACCTGAAAAATACACTAGAACACCTTTGCAGATGGACTTTTCCTATAAGAATGGTACAGCTGTCCCAGACAGAGCAATAAAGAGAAAAGTGGCCTCCAAGAAAGGAGATGAAATGTCCAAAGAGTTTGCAGTGGACAGTGATTCAAATGGACCTCCAGTACCAAACCTGATGATGAAACTGTTTCCTTCACTGAAGCCGAAGCAGAAGGCAGGCTGCCATGCAGAGCATGAAACCAAATCAAATGtggagccagagctgggag GAAACACtgttccatcccagctgctgagAGAGAGACTGGCTGAGTTGGAGAAGGAAATTGAGAGATTCCGAGCTGAGAACACAACTCTGAGTAAACTCCGTGAAGAAAGAGAGCATGCTCTGGCAAATATCAG GAAAGAAGTTTCAGACTTTGAACAGAAGAAAGCCCAAGAACTGGCTGAAATAGAAGAGTataagaaaaaggaaattaaaaaactGCAAAAGGAGCGCAAAGTTTTTGAAAAATACACCACAGAAGCTAGAGCAATTCCAGATAAAAAGGAACGGGATGAAATTCAG GCTTTAAAACAGCAGATTGCAGAGTTACAGGAAGATCTAAAACGAAAAGAGGCAAAATGGTCGACTACCCATCGACGCCTGAAAGATCAAATAGAAGCTTTAGTAAATGAGAATTTTGAGCTAAAAGAGGAAATCAGAATTATGGAAAAGTTTCGTCTAGAAGCCTGGAAGAAAGTAGAAGCTGCTAGAAGcaagagaaaaatagaaaatccTGGGATGAGTCTAAATAGAGCAGAATCT TGTCTACCAAACAGAGGCCTAAAAAGTCGAAGTGCATCTCCGCTTCTTCCAGTACAGAAGTGCAGCAAGATAAATGGCAAAAGTTATTCACAAGCAAAAG GAAAACTTCCTAGAACACCTGCATCAGGACCTGCTAATGAGAGGAACACCTCTGAGGCAATGACTGCACTGGAAGATTCTTCTCAGAGTATTATGGTAGTAAGTCCT GACACCTCTCCTAATGAAGCTTATGTGTCCCCACCATCTGTTCCTGCATTTACAGGCAGTGAAGAGATACAGAGAGAAACTGCTTATCCTGATGGAAAG GTTGAGAAGGTTTTGAAAAATGGCTGTCACCTtatatttttcccaaatggaaCATGGAAAAAAGTGGGTTCTGATGGGAAGACCATAACTATAACCTTCTTCAATGGGGATGTGAAACAGATTATGCCTGATCAAACAGTG ATTTATTATTATGCTGATGCTAAGACTACTCACACTACATACACTGATGGCTTAGAGGTCTTGCAGTTTTCAAATGGACAAATAG AGAAGCATTATCCTgatggcaagaaggaaataacctTCCCTGATCAGACAATTAAGAGTTTGTTTACAGATGGCCAAGAAGAAAGTATCTTTCCTGATGGCACTGTTGTTCGTGTGCAGCG AGATGGAACCAAAACGATAGAGTTCAATAATGGCCAGCGGGAACTGCACACATCAGAGTTTAAGAGACGGGAGTATCCAGATGGGACTGTCAAGACTGTGTACATGAATGGACAGCAGGAAACCAAGTATGTCTCTGGGAGAGTCAGAATAAAGGACAAGGATGGTAATATTATCATGGACACCAAGTTGTAG
- the CENPJ gene encoding centromere protein J isoform X1 — MPTVENLSGEQNFSAYWMLSSARAGVLLGPSFTGLNFKKENLLPGPENIPALPEVLHLSDSCSVSDDSLCEESASSQAPQQCTTGTAFPAAPGNMERSKPDLVHGEVDGQKKSSHSDTLLQKLEQLKELQQQKQEQLKKQQMEQLQRLMEEQQKLLSMVSGQPAALGFTVMAESQKLRPGHPTGLAPPPQLPSSGYQNIFEDRAHALLVSSHTQDNNSLQKLNNRECTSSLKNNLSEVSACEKQGKDLWCPEKKMELLMESEDNHIDHILGVGSAHVSENSCGGEQLLTNAEERPIKAAIHGKKQTFEEFLEEQIQLEEQRLEETQKLQETNGSAVQKPVIKRPFLKRGEGLTRFTNAKSKITKLGENTSKLQQRALDDRNVIKVDRLQIQKKTALPGKELVSENPFAPCKKYSHPRKVKHCPIQKTVVLKNHNGENILPLETRMQSGKNHDGQMRDSYPSEIKNKIENTENRAEFAKSNTVKIKNKLPGAEKSQLSQELTSAFSNSKCPIGHPVKDSELSFELSFQNKLENWEKEKEKENLELDEFLFLEQAADEISFSSNSSFVQRILERDQQTSKGRRMSSTPIKAKQQQVKVLAVELTDERNKRADCVAQENTNDSPVTHTASNSGTDFRMKDPLSKTDGVIFSASSLKAAPALKSNHWIVNGDKSEGNSDTATDSESEFGATLKHDNKGAKTALVNHGESDPEFFDCGSSLKDISKESKNGDAELGLSDKDCGALSKQKIRKATDDHRSMLSISRNKFEFDDERTWSDLDENYVSIDLPEKYTRTPLQMDFSYKNGTAVPDRAIKRKVASKKGDEMSKEFAVDSDSNGPPVPNLMMKLFPSLKPKQKAGCHAEHETKSNVEPELGGNTVPSQLLRERLAELEKEIERFRAENTTLSKLREEREHALANIRKEVSDFEQKKAQELAEIEEYKKKEIKKLQKERKVFEKYTTEARAIPDKKERDEIQALKQQIAELQEDLKRKEAKWSTTHRRLKDQIEALVNENFELKEEIRIMEKFRLEAWKKVEAARSKRKIENPGMSLNRAESCLPNRGLKSRSASPLLPVQKCSKINGKSYSQAKVGKLPRTPASGPANERNTSEAMTALEDSSQSIMVVSPDTSPNEAYVSPPSVPAFTGSEEIQRETAYPDGKVEKVLKNGCHLIFFPNGTWKKVGSDGKTITITFFNGDVKQIMPDQTVIYYYADAKTTHTTYTDGLEVLQFSNGQIEKHYPDGKKEITFPDQTIKSLFTDGQEESIFPDGTVVRVQRDGTKTIEFNNGQRELHTSEFKRREYPDGTVKTVYMNGQQETKYVSGRVRIKDKDGNIIMDTKL; from the exons ATGCCAACTGTTGAAAATCTGAGTGGTGAGCAAAACTTCAGTGCATATTGGATGCTCAGTAGTGCCCGTGCTGGAGTCTTACTAGGTCCTAGTTTTACTGGTTTGAACTTTAAGAAAGAAAATTTGTTACCTGGACCTGAAAACATCCCAGCTTTGCCTGAAGTGCTGCATCTTTCAGACAGCTGTTCTGTAAGTGATGACTCCCTGTGTGAAGAGTCTGCCAGCTCTCAGGCACCTCAGCAGTGCAccactggaacagcttttccagcAGCACCTGGAAACATGGAACGCTCTAAACCAGACTTGGTCCACGGTGAAGTGGATGGTCAGAAGAAATCCAGTCACAGTGATACACTCCTACAAAAGCTTGAACAG cTGAAGGAATTGCAACAGCAGAAACAGGAACAGTTAAAGAAACAACAGATGGAACAACTTCAAAGGTTAATGGAAGAGCAGCAGAAGCTACTTAGCATGGTATCTGGCCAGCCAGCAGCTCTTG GTTTTACTGTGATGGCTGAAAGTCAAAAGCTGAGACCTGGGCACCCCACAGGCTTAGCACCTCCACCTCAGTTGCCATCGTCTGGATACCAGAATATCTTCGAAGACAGAGCTCATGCTCTGCTTGTTTCTTCCCATACACAAGACAACAATTCTTTACAAAAACTGAACAACAGAGAATGCACCTCATCATTGAAGAACAATCTTTCAGAAGTGTCTGCCTGTGAAAAGCAAG GAAAAGACCTGTGGTGTCCAGAAAAAAAGATGGAATTATTAATGGAGAGTGAAGATAATCACATTGATCACATATTAGGTGTGGGAAGCGCACATGTCTCTGAAAATTCCTGTGGAGGTGAACAGTTGTTGACTAATGCAGAGGAAAG ACCTATTAAAGCTGCAATACATGGGAAGAAGCAAACTTTTGAAGAATTCTTGGAAGAACAGATACAACTAGAGGAACAGCGCCTGGAGGAAACCCAGAAGTTACAG GAGACAAATGGATCAGCAGTTCAAAAACCAGTGATCAAGAGACCCTTCCTGAAAAGAGGGGAAGGTTTAACAAGATTCACTAATGCCAAGTCTAAAATAACAAAACTTGGAGAAAACACTTCAAAACTTCAACAAAGGGCTTTAGATGATAGAAATGTTATTAAAGTGGACAGattacaaatacagaagaaaACTGCGCTTCCTGGCAAAGAACTGGTTTCTGAAAATCCTTTTGCACCGTGTAAAAAATACAGCCACCCCCGTAAAGTAAAACATTGTCCTATTCAGAAGACAGTGGTACTCAAGAATCACAATGGAGAAAATATCTTGCCATTAGAAACAAGAATGCAATCAGGAAAAAATCATGATGGACAGATGAGAGATTCTTACCCatcagaaattaaaaacaaaatagaaaatacAGAGAACAGAGCAGAATTTGCTAAGTCTAACACTGTCAAAATCAAAAACAAATTACCTGGTGCTGAAAAGTCTCAGTTGTCTCAAGAACTGACCAGTGCCTTTTCGAATTCTAAATGTCCCATAGGTCACCCTGTAAAAGATTCAGAACTGTCTTTTGAACTTTCATTTCAGAATAAACTGGAGaactgggaaaaagaaaaagagaaagagaatctAGAATTAGATGAATTTTTGTTTCTAGAACAAGCTGCAGATGAAATCTCTTTCTCAAGTAATTCCTCATTTGTGCAAAGGATCTTGGAACGAGACCAGCAAACTTCAAAAGGCCGTAGGATGTCTTCTACTCCTATCAAGGCAAAGCAGCAGCAAGTCAAGGTGCTGGCTGTGGAACTCACAGATGAGAGAAATAAAAGGGCAGACTGTGTGGCACAGGAAAATACAAATGATAGCCCTGTAACACATACAGCCTCAAATTCAGGAACAGATTTTAGAATGAAGGATCCATTGAGTAAAACAGATGGTGTAATATTCTCAGCTTCTTCCCTGAAAGCAGCTCCTGCTTTAAAAAGTAATCACTGGATTGTAAATGGAGATAAGAGTGAGGGCAACAGTGATACTGCTACAGATTCTGAGAGTGAATTTGGGGCCACATTGAAGCATGACAACAAAGGTGCTAAGACAGCCCTCGTGAACCACGGAGAAAGTGATCCAGAATTTTTTGATTGTGGCAGTTCTCTTAAAGACATCAGCAAAGAGAGCAAAAATGGAGATGCTGAGCTTGGGTTGTCAGACAAAGATTGTGGTGCACTGTCAAAGCAAAAGATTAGGAAAGCTACAGATGATCACAGAAGCATGTTGTCTATAAGTAGGAATAAATTTGAGTTTGATGATGAAAGAACATGGAGTGATCTTGATGAAAATTATGTTAGCATTGATTTACCTGAAAAATACACTAGAACACCTTTGCAGATGGACTTTTCCTATAAGAATGGTACAGCTGTCCCAGACAGAGCAATAAAGAGAAAAGTGGCCTCCAAGAAAGGAGATGAAATGTCCAAAGAGTTTGCAGTGGACAGTGATTCAAATGGACCTCCAGTACCAAACCTGATGATGAAACTGTTTCCTTCACTGAAGCCGAAGCAGAAGGCAGGCTGCCATGCAGAGCATGAAACCAAATCAAATGtggagccagagctgggag GAAACACtgttccatcccagctgctgagAGAGAGACTGGCTGAGTTGGAGAAGGAAATTGAGAGATTCCGAGCTGAGAACACAACTCTGAGTAAACTCCGTGAAGAAAGAGAGCATGCTCTGGCAAATATCAG GAAAGAAGTTTCAGACTTTGAACAGAAGAAAGCCCAAGAACTGGCTGAAATAGAAGAGTataagaaaaaggaaattaaaaaactGCAAAAGGAGCGCAAAGTTTTTGAAAAATACACCACAGAAGCTAGAGCAATTCCAGATAAAAAGGAACGGGATGAAATTCAG GCTTTAAAACAGCAGATTGCAGAGTTACAGGAAGATCTAAAACGAAAAGAGGCAAAATGGTCGACTACCCATCGACGCCTGAAAGATCAAATAGAAGCTTTAGTAAATGAGAATTTTGAGCTAAAAGAGGAAATCAGAATTATGGAAAAGTTTCGTCTAGAAGCCTGGAAGAAAGTAGAAGCTGCTAGAAGcaagagaaaaatagaaaatccTGGGATGAGTCTAAATAGAGCAGAATCT TGTCTACCAAACAGAGGCCTAAAAAGTCGAAGTGCATCTCCGCTTCTTCCAGTACAGAAGTGCAGCAAGATAAATGGCAAAAGTTATTCACAAGCAAAAG TAGGAAAACTTCCTAGAACACCTGCATCAGGACCTGCTAATGAGAGGAACACCTCTGAGGCAATGACTGCACTGGAAGATTCTTCTCAGAGTATTATGGTAGTAAGTCCT GACACCTCTCCTAATGAAGCTTATGTGTCCCCACCATCTGTTCCTGCATTTACAGGCAGTGAAGAGATACAGAGAGAAACTGCTTATCCTGATGGAAAG GTTGAGAAGGTTTTGAAAAATGGCTGTCACCTtatatttttcccaaatggaaCATGGAAAAAAGTGGGTTCTGATGGGAAGACCATAACTATAACCTTCTTCAATGGGGATGTGAAACAGATTATGCCTGATCAAACAGTG ATTTATTATTATGCTGATGCTAAGACTACTCACACTACATACACTGATGGCTTAGAGGTCTTGCAGTTTTCAAATGGACAAATAG AGAAGCATTATCCTgatggcaagaaggaaataacctTCCCTGATCAGACAATTAAGAGTTTGTTTACAGATGGCCAAGAAGAAAGTATCTTTCCTGATGGCACTGTTGTTCGTGTGCAGCG AGATGGAACCAAAACGATAGAGTTCAATAATGGCCAGCGGGAACTGCACACATCAGAGTTTAAGAGACGGGAGTATCCAGATGGGACTGTCAAGACTGTGTACATGAATGGACAGCAGGAAACCAAGTATGTCTCTGGGAGAGTCAGAATAAAGGACAAGGATGGTAATATTATCATGGACACCAAGTTGTAG